The region CCAGCCGTGCTTCTTGGTATCGTGGAAGGTCCTGTCGGCAACACGGTAGCTGCCGTTCTCGCAGTAGAAGATATCCCGGGGGCCGACCACGCCCTCCTCTATGACGGCGGCGAGCAGGAAGGCTTTAAGGGTACTGCCCGGCTCGAACGCGTCGGTAACGGCCCTGTTCCGCCACTGGCTGGGCTTAAAACCGCGGAAGTTATTGGGGTCGAACGTGGGAAGAGTGGCCATGGCCAGTATCTCGCCTGTTATGGGGTCCATCACCACGGCCGTCCCCCCCCTGGCCCCCGAGGCCTTTACCGCCTTACCGAGCGCCTTTTCCGTTATATACTGGATGGTCTTGTCTATCGTAAGCACCACGGCCGTGCCCTGGGCCGGCCGCTCTATGTCCTCGAAGAGAAGGGTATCTCCCCTGGCGTCCTTCTCCACGGTGACCTTTCTGGAGGCGGCCTTGAGGAACTTATCGTGGTAAAGCTCCACGCCCTCGAGCCCATCGGAGTCTATGCCCGCGAACCCCAGGAGGTTGGCGGCAAGACGGCGGTTGGGGTAGTACCTCCTCGTCTCCCTGGCCATGCCTATCCCGTCGAGCCCCCCTATGGCCTCGCGCTCCCCGGGGGCGAGGTCGACCTGCCTCTTTAGCCATACGAACTGCTTTTTGGAGTTGAGCCTTCTCAGGACCTCCCTCGGGCTCATGGAAAGCGGCCCTGCAAGCACGCTTGCGTGGGGTCCGGTCGAGCCGACATGCCGGGGCTGTGCGTAGATCGAATCCACGGTAAGGCTTACGGCGAGCTCCCTCATGTTCCTGTCGAATATGTCCCCCCTCCTGGACGGGACGGTAACGGTACCGTTGTGCTGGCTCTCCGCCCGCCTCTCGAGCGCCCCGCCGTCGACGACCTGGATCTGGAACGCCCTCAGGAATATCGCTCCGAAGAAAAAAATGACGGTGCAGAAGAGGAGGAATATACGAAACCTGAGCCAGGTATCGATCTTCCCTTTCTTCACCTTTTTTACCGATTTTCTCATCATTTAATGCGCACTATCTGCTCCGCGGACGGATGGATAAGCCCGAGTTCACCGGAGGCTATCCTCTCTATCCTGCCGGGCGAATGGAGTTCCATAAGCTCCACGCTCAAGCGCCTCTTCTTCTCCAGGAGGACCGACCTCTCGGCGTTCGCCCCGGATATCTCGTAGCCGAGGTGGACCACGGCCACCCTGCTCCAGAGGTAGACGAAGAGCACCAGGACCATTACAAGCACGGCCCCGAGGCAGAGGTAAAGGAAGTCCGTGGAGCTTACCTCGCTCCTGGTCCTTACCCGCTGGTACCTGAGAAGCCCGGCCAACCCGCTGCCGGTAAGTATCTGGCCCATCTCCCCTCCCCTGCTAAAACTCATATCTTCTCGGCCGCCCTGAACCTTGCGCTCCTGGCCCTCGGGTTCCGCTCGACCTCCGCGTCCGAGGGGAATACCACCCTTTTCGTAAGGAGCCTTAGCGAGGGTTCCTTCCCACATACGCATACAGGGACCTCGGGCGGACAAACGCAACCGCGCCAGAGATCCCTGAAACAATTCTTCACTATCCTGTCTTCAAGCGAATGAAAGGAGATAACCACCATTCTACCACCGCTCCCGAGCGCCTCTATCCCGTCCGTAAGTCCCGCCTTGAGACTCTCCAGCTCGTCGTTTACCGCTATCCTTAGGGCCTGAAAGACCCTGGTAGCGGGGTGTATCTTCCTTTTCGCTGCTCCTCCTCTTCCCCTGGCCCCCCTACCCCTCTTGCCCCCCTTGCCCCCGGCCCTCCAGGCCGCCCCGGCCACGATACCGGCGAGCTCATCGGTCGTCGTAATCGGCCCCTCGCCTCTCTTCTTCTCTATGGCCCTTG is a window of Thermodesulfobacteriota bacterium DNA encoding:
- a CDS encoding penicillin-binding transpeptidase domain-containing protein, with the translated sequence MMRKSVKKVKKGKIDTWLRFRIFLLFCTVIFFFGAIFLRAFQIQVVDGGALERRAESQHNGTVTVPSRRGDIFDRNMRELAVSLTVDSIYAQPRHVGSTGPHASVLAGPLSMSPREVLRRLNSKKQFVWLKRQVDLAPGEREAIGGLDGIGMARETRRYYPNRRLAANLLGFAGIDSDGLEGVELYHDKFLKAASRKVTVEKDARGDTLLFEDIERPAQGTAVVLTIDKTIQYITEKALGKAVKASGARGGTAVVMDPITGEILAMATLPTFDPNNFRGFKPSQWRNRAVTDAFEPGSTLKAFLLAAVIEEGVVGPRDIFYCENGSYRVADRTFHDTKKHGWLSLRNVITRSSNIGAVKVGEKLGKARLYRHLKNFGFGARTGVDLPGEARGSFRHYRNWSGVTLPTVSFGQGISVSALQLTTAMAAVANGGLLMKPYIVRSVRTAEGASLVESNPVVVKRVISGATAETVTDVLVGVTEAGGTGEIAAIDGFEVAGKTGTAQKPDLTRGGYMKDKYMASFLGFVPARDPKLVILVTVDEPAGEIWEMYGGVVAGPAFKEIAAETLSYLGVFPEGSGSPKRFEAVAPEKPLYREVSAEAVRAGRVPEFGGGTIRTVLREARAGSLNIDVIGSGRAVRQSPLAGEAVPIDAPIRVWFEPPEAEQRYKRPFREATLIRQ
- a CDS encoding cell division protein FtsL, with the translated sequence MSFSRGGEMGQILTGSGLAGLLRYQRVRTRSEVSSTDFLYLCLGAVLVMVLVLFVYLWSRVAVVHLGYEISGANAERSVLLEKKRRLSVELMELHSPGRIERIASGELGLIHPSAEQIVRIK
- the rsmH gene encoding 16S rRNA (cytosine(1402)-N(4))-methyltransferase RsmH codes for the protein MDREHTPVMTREVLEYLDCRPGGTYVDGTLGGGGHAREILEATGPDGRLVGIDRDGDALKEAGALLEPYGKRALLVREDFREIKRVLADLGIGTVDGMVLDLGVSSYQLESPERGFSFRHDARLDMRMDTRQELSAYDLVNGLSAEDLERIFRDYGEERAARRIARAIEKKRGEGPITTTDELAGIVAGAAWRAGGKGGKRGRGARGRGGAAKRKIHPATRVFQALRIAVNDELESLKAGLTDGIEALGSGGRMVVISFHSLEDRIVKNCFRDLWRGCVCPPEVPVCVCGKEPSLRLLTKRVVFPSDAEVERNPRARSARFRAAEKI